One genomic window of Solanum dulcamara chromosome 12, daSolDulc1.2, whole genome shotgun sequence includes the following:
- the LOC129876949 gene encoding uncharacterized protein LOC129876949: MGFTAMGFFFILFPEDESTIITKNKQKTNLSSLKSIKHSNSTHLFPKAQFIISICVLLIFITFLLFTISTCEPSPRTQLSKSKFPPFQQHALQGMGTLYRKGTRSMSDLIVAHVIESVTLQELKLFTKLIYRSKISSKSDILFIFPIKSIPFENTIVEENTSFLKLIHGYKDNSSNIDPTHFLISSNKANRSEEPIWGRKKQSNFREEDDNKTESTRFSYGSVVGFYADELDPENSLSGFMDHVSMNLRRWACYPMLFGRIRRNFKHIMLVDVKEMLVLGDSPSRVKNLSHDSVLVFRRKNFQKNHKKQANPEIIIGGLRGIRRLSNAMLIEIVRESMQHKKKNSVTESTLFNQLVGNEFIMKNVELISGESIVELSSLTELDKKTVSLLISKFSIIRRGNSNVDIISVFKKYLCSFPLDSTVYSDC; encoded by the coding sequence ATGGGATTTACAGCAATGGGattcttcttcattttatttccaGAAGATGAATCCACCATTATCACCAAAAACAAGCAAAAAACCAATCTTTCTTCATTAAAATCCATTAAACACTCAAATTCAACTCATCTTTTCCCTAAAGCACAATTTATAATCTCAATTTGTGTTCTTCTCATCTTCATCACTTTTCTGCTCTTCACAATCTCTACTTGTGAACCATCTCCAAGAACACAACTTTCTAAATCAAAATTCCCACCATTTCAACAACATGCATTGCAAGGAATGGGTACTCTGTACAGAAAAGGAACAAGGTCCATGAGTGATTTAATTGTCGCTCATGTAATTGAATCTGTCACTCTACAAGAACTGAAATTGTTCACTAAACTCATTTACAGGTCCAAAATCAGTTCAAAATCCGACATTTTGTTCATATTTCCGATAAAGTCCATTCCTTTTGAAAACACCATTGTTGAAGAAAACACCTCGTTCTTGAAACTCATCCATGGCTACAAGGACAATTCTTCCAATATCGACCCGACCcatttcttgatttcaagtaataaaGCGAATAGAAGTGAAGAACCCATCTGGGGTCGCAAAAAACAGAGCAATTTCAGAGAAGAAGACGACAACAAAACTGAGTCAACTCGGTTTAGTTATGGCTCGGTTGTTGGGTTTTACGCCGATGAACTTGACCCGGAAAATTCATTATCCGGGTTTATGGATCATGTTTCAATGAATTTAAGAAGATGGGCTTGTTATCCAATGCTATTTGGTCGAATCAGACGAAATTTCAAGCATATAATGTTAGTAGATGTGAAGGAAATGTTAGTACTCGGTGACTCACCGAGTCGAGTAAAGAATCTGAGTCATGACTCAGTTCTCGTTTTTCGAAGaaaaaacttccaaaaaaatcacaaaaaacaaGCAAACCCAGAAATTATCATAGGTGGACTAAGAGGAATTAGAAGATTATCAAATGCAATGTTAATCGAAATCGTTCGAGAATCGATGCAGCACAAGAAGAAGAACTCGGTTACTGAGTCAACTCTGTTCAATCAACTCGTTGGAAATGAGTTTATAATGAAGAATGTGGAATTAATTTCGGGCGAGTCAATTGTTGAACTGAGTTCACTCACTGAGCTGGATAAAAAAACAgtttctttattaatatcaaaattttcaataatTAGGCGTGGAAATAGTAATGTGGATATTATTTCTGTTTTTAAGAAGTATTTGTGTTCATTCCCTTTGGATTCAACAGTTTATAGTGATTGTTAA
- the LOC129877036 gene encoding villin-3-like has translation MSISVKDLEPAFQGTGQKPGTEIWRIENFQPVPVPKSEHGKFYSGDSYIVLQTTSGRGGAYWHDVHFWLGKDTSQDEAGTAAIKTVELDAILGGRAVQHREIQGHESDKFLSYFKPCIIPLEGGVVSGFKKPEEEVFVTRLYVCKGKRVVRMKQVPFARSSLNHDDVFILDTEDKIYQFNGANSNIQERAKALEVTQLLKEKYHDGVCDVAIIDDGNLQAESDSGSFWVLFGGFAPISKKVATNDDIIPERTTAKLYSITDGQINSLDGELTKSILENDKCYILDCGSEVYTWVGRHTQLEERKSTIQAAEEYLANQNRPKSTRITQLIQGYETHSFKYNFDSWPSGSTPAPEDGRGKVAALLKQQGAAVKAASKSTSVNEEVPPLLEEGGKIEVWRIDGSTKTLIPKEDIGKFYSGDCYIVLYSYHSHEKKEDYYLCWWIGKDSIEEDQEMAAQLASTMCNSLKGRPVLARVYQGKEPPQFVAIFQPMLILKGGLSSGYKNYIEENGLNDETYASDTVALFRISGTSGHNNNAVQVDVVATSLNTYECFLLQSSSSVFIWHGKQSTHEQQQLAAKVVEFLKPGVTVKHTKEGTESSAFWLGLGEKQDYTSNILAPEATREPHLFSYSVNRGKFEIEEIYNFSQDDLLTEDVMVLNTHAEVFVWVGQSADSKEKQTAFEIGQKYVELAASLEGLSSDVPLYKVTEGNEPCFFTTFFSWDPVKATAHGNSFQKKVMILFGFGHASENHRTNQDGPTQRASALAALNSAFSSSSTAKASSFPKHRGANQSSQRAAAVAALSTVLTEEMKQSNSRGSSLQSSRSPSASPTARTKHARFKESEERSELQESKVVEHAAETNEEDTELKPPDEVFSYEQLKAKSENPATGIDTKRREAYLSDKEFESVLGMTKEAFYKVPKWKQDVHKRKVDLF, from the exons ATGTCTATCTCTGTGAAAGATTTGGAACCTGCATTTCAGGGTACAGGACAGAAACC AGGGACTGAAATTTGGAGAATCGAGAATTTCCAACCAGTTCCTGTGCCAAAATCTGAACATGGTAAATTCTACTCGGGTGATTCGTACATCGTCTTGCAG ACAACTTCTGGAAGAGGAGGTGCTTATTGGCATGATGTACATTTCTGGCTTGGAAAGGATACTAGTCAG GATGAAGCAGGAACTGCAGCTATCAAAACAGTTGAGCTTGATGCAATTCTCGGAGGGCGAGCAGTACAGCATAGGGAAATCCAAGGTCATGAATCGGACAAATTCTTGTCGTACTTTAAGCCATGCATCATACCATTAGAAGGAGGTGTTGTATCTGGATTCAAGAAACCGGAGGAGGAAGTATTTGTAACGAGGTTGTATGTCTGCAAGGGTAAACGAGTTGTCAGGATGAAGCAG GTCCCTTTTGCTCGATCATCGTTAAATCATGATGACGTGTTCATTCTAGACACTGAAGACAAAATATATCAGTTTAATGGTGCAAATTCCAATATCCAGGAGAGGGCCAAAGCATTAGAAGTTACTCAGTTATTGAAGGAAAAGTATCATGACGGGGTGTGTGATGTTGCGATTATTG ATGATGGAAATTTACAAGCTGAGTCAGATTCTGGATCGTTTTGGGTTCTCTTTGGTGGCTTTGCTCCAATTAGCAAAAAGGTTGCTACCAATGATGATATCATTCCTGAGAGAACTACTGCTAAACTTTATAG CATTACTGATGGCCAGATCAATTCTTTGGATGGTGAACTTACAAAATCCATCTTAGAAAATGATAAATGCTATATTTTGGATTGCGGTTCCGAGGTTTACACTTGGGTAGGCCGTCATACTCAACTGGAGGAGAGGAAAAGTACCATTCAAGCAGCAGAG GAATATCTTGCCAATCAAAATAGACCTAAGTCAACGCGTATAACCCAGCTTATTCAAGGCTATGAGACACATTCATTTAAGTACAATTTTGACTCTTGGCCATCAGGATCAACACCTGCCCCTGAGGACGGACGAGGAAAAGTAGCAG CTTTGTTGAAGCAACAAGGTGCTGCTGTCAAAGCTGCTAGCAAAAGTACTTCTGTCAATGAGGAAGTCCCACCTTTGCTTGAAGAAGGTGGAAAGATAGAG GTTTGGCGTATCGATGGAAGTACAAAGACTCTGATACCCAAAGAAGACATTGGTAAATTCTACAGTGGAGATTGCTACATAGTTCTTTACTCATACCATTCtcatgaaaagaaagaagattATTACTTATGCTGGTGGATTGGAAAGGATAGCATCGAG GAGGATCAAGAGATGGCTGCACAATTGGCCAGCACAATGTGCAATTCACTTAAAGGGAGACCTGTGCTG GCTCGGGTATATCAAGGGAAAGAACCACCACAATTTGTTGCAATATTCCAGCCCATGCTGATCCTTAAG GGTGGATTAAGCTCTGgctataaaaattatattgaagAAAATGGCTTGAATGACGAAACCTATGCTTCTGATACTGTTGCCCTTTTCAGGATATCTGGAACTTCTGGTCATAACAACAACGCAGTTCAAGTAGATGTT GTGGCAACTTCACTGAACACTTACGAGTGTTTTCTTCTGCAATCTAGCTCTTCAGTATTCATTTGGCATGGAAAGCAAAGTACCCATGAGCAACAGCAGTTAGCAGCAAAGGTTGTGGAATTCTTGAAG CCCGGAGTGACCGTTAAACACACTAAGGAAGGAACAGAAAGCTCAGCTTTCTGGCTGGGTCTTGGAGAAAAACAAGATTATACCAGCAATATATTAGCTCCTGAAGCCACAAGGGAACCTCACTTGTTTTCTTATTCTGTTAATAGAG GAAAATTCGAG ATTGAAGAAATCTACAACTTTTCTCAAGATGATTTGTTGACTGAGGACGTCATGGTTCTCAACACACATGCTGAAGTTTTTGTTTGGGTTGGTCAATCAGCAGACTCCAAAGAAAAGCAAACTGCTTTTGAAATTGGACAG AAATATGTAGAATTGGCTGCATCTTTGGAAGGGTTATCATCTGATGTTCCATTGTATAAAGTCACAGAAGGAAATGAGCCATGCTTCTTTACAACATTTTTCTCATGGGATCCTGTAAAAGCTACC GCACACGGAAACTCATTCCAAAAGAAGGTTATGATACTCTTTGGGTTTGGTCATGCTTCCGAG AATCATAGAACAAATCAAGATGGACCAACGCAAAGAGCGTCAGCCTTAGCTGCTTTAAACTCTGCATTTAGTTCATCATCTACTGCAAAAGCTAGTTCTTTTCCAAAGCATAGAGGAGCAAATCAAAGTTCACAAAGAGCAGCTGCAGTAGCTGCATTGTCTACTGTTCTTACAGAGGAAATGAAGCAGTCAAATTCGCGCGGATCTTCTCTCCAATCAAGTAGAAGTCCATCAGCTAGCCCCACTG CTAGAACAAAGCATGCTCGATTTAAGGAATCCGAAGAACGTTCAGAACTTCAGGAGAGCAAGGTAGTTGAGCACGCAGCAGAGACTAATGAAGAGGACACGGAGCTAAAACCACCAGACGAGGTATTCAGTTATGAGCAGCTGAAGGCTAAGTCGGAAAATCCTGCTACTGGCATTGATACTAAACGGAGAGAG GCTTATCTTTCGGACAAGGAATTTGAATCTGTACTGGGAATGACTAAAGAAGCATTTTACAAGGTTCCTAAATGGAAGCAAGACGTGCACAAAAGGAAAGTCGATCTCTTTTAG
- the LOC129876787 gene encoding probable protein phosphatase 2C 55 — MHAHFIHELYQTIGIADGVGGWAKKGIDTEIYARELMRNSLIAMDNEPMKGNLKRVLEEAYKNTNSEGSSMSRIITLNSEKSTIIDANVGDSGFFLIRKEKIIYKLPIQQRGFGCPYQLGNCNADNPSVAQEMELNVEKDDILMVGTDGMLNNIYESEIEEIVRRAIHEKLKAEELACQIGNVALYNSFDRFADTPYARASKGRHKGGTIDDITVI; from the coding sequence ATGCATGCACACTTCATACATGAATTATACCAAACTATTGGTATCGCTGATGGCGTTGGTGGTTGGGCTAAAAAGGGGATTGACACTGAAATATACGCAAGAGAGCTTATGAGAAATTCACTTATCGCTATGGATAATGAACCGATGAAAGGTAACCTTAAAAGGGTTCTTGAAGAAGCTTACAAAAACACAAATTCAGAAGGATCGTCTATGTCTCGTATTATAACTCTTAACTCGGAGAAAAGTACTATAATTGATGCTAATGTTGGCGATAGTGGATTTTTCCTAATCCGAAAggaaaaaattatatacaagTTGCCGATACAACAACGAGGATTTGGATGTCCATATCAATTGGGAAACTGCAATGCCGATAATCCTAGCGTTGCTCAGGAGATGGAACTAAACGTAGAGaaagatgatattttgatggtTGGAACGGACGGGATgcttaataatatatatgaaagTGAGATTGAGGAAATTGTCCGAAGAGCGATCCACGAGAAGTTGAAGGCAGAGGAGTTGGCTTGTCAAATTGGAAACGTTGCATTGTATAACTCTTTTGATAGATTTGCAGATACGCCATATGCAAGAGCATCTAAGGGACGACATAAAGGAGGAACAATTGATGATATTACTGTTATATAG
- the LOC129877889 gene encoding triacylglycerol lipase SDP1-like produces the protein MDISNEARVDFFSIGPSSIVGRTIAFRVLFCKSISRLRHKVFHFLICYLYKINNCLSYYLTPLIKWFHPRNPQGILALVTLLAFLLRRYTNVKIRADMVYKRKFWRNMMKSALTYEEWAHAAKMLEKETPKMNEAEFYDEELVINKLQELQHRRHEESLRDIMFFMRADLVRNLGNMCNPQLHKGRLHVPKLIKEYIDEVSTQLKLVCDSDSDEILLEEKLAFMHETRHAFGRTALLLSGGASLGAFHVGVVKTLVEHKLMPRIIAGSSVGSIMCSVVATQSWPELQSFFEDSWHVLQPFEQIGGILTVFRRIMRQGAVHEIRQLQVMLRHLTKNLTFQEAYDMTGRVLGITVCSPRKHEPPRCLNYLTSPHVVIWSAVTASCAFPGLFEAQELMAKDRSGNLVPYHPPFHLEPDQAAASGSSARRWRDGSLEIDLPMMQLKELFNVNHFIVSQANPHIAPLLRIKEFVRAYGGNFAAKLAHLTEMEVKHRCNQVLELGFPLRGLAKLFAQDWEGDVTVVMPATFAQYLKLIQNPSTSEVQKAANQGRRCTWEKLSAIKANCGIELALDECVAILNHMRRLKRSVERSAAATHDLSSSTVRLNASRRIPSWNCIARENSTGSLEEDYHVDPPSSLHHHNVGRSWRSNNKNAHDHHGSDSESESADYNSWTRSGGPLMRTTSSDKFIDYVQNLETNASQRSNRGLSIDLNNVVGRDPLSLSPRVTTPDRRSDTEFDQRDIRIIVAEGDFLQTERTNNGIVFNVVKRGDLTPSNRSLDSENNSSFHDTVPECMQLESPEKEYMDLSSVSEDGEIESSG, from the exons ATGGACATAAGTAATGAGGCTAGAGTTGATTTCTTTTCAATAGGACCTTCTTCAATTGTGGGTCGAACAATAGCCTTTCGAGTCTTGTTTTGCAAATCAATCTCGCGGTTAAGGCACAAAGTTTTTCATTTCTTGATATGTTATTTGTACAAGATCAACAACTGTCTGTCATACTACTTGACACCTTTGATCAAATGGTTTCATCCTCGTAATCCCCAAGGGATATTAGCATTAGTAACCCTTCTAGCCTTCTTGTTGAGGCGATATACGAATGTAAAAATCAGGGCTGATATGGTTTATAAGAGGAAATTTTGGAGGAATATGATGAAATCTGCTTTAACTTATGAGGAATGGGCTCATGCTGCGAAAATGTTAGAGAAAGAGACCCCTAAAATGAATGAGGCAGAGTTTTATGATGAAGAATTAGTTATAAACAAACTTCAGGAACTTCAACATCGTCGCCATGAAGAATCTTTAAGAGATATTATGTTCTTTATGAGGGCTGATTTGGTGAGAAATCTTGGAAATATGTGTAATCCACAACTTCATAAGGGTAGGCTTCATGTGCCTAAACTTATTAAGGAGTATATTGATGAGGTTTCAACTCAGTTGAAACTGGTATGTGACTCTGATTCTGATGAGATTTTATTGGAAGAGAAACTTGCTTTTATGCATGAAACAAGACATGCTTTTGGAAGGACAGCATTGCTTTTAAGCGGGGGCGCGTCTTTGGGAGCTTTTCATGTTGGTGTGGTTAAGACATTGGTAGAACACAAACTCATGCCTAGGATAATTGCTGGTTCGAGTGTTGGATCAATTATGTGTTCTGTGGTTGCAACTCAGTCTTGGCCTGAGCTGCAGAGTTTCTTTGAGGATTCTTGGCATGTGTTGCAACCGTTTGAACAGATTGGCGGAATTCTTACTGTTTTCAGGAGGATCATGAGACAAGGGGCTGTACATGAGATTAGGCAGTTGCAGGTGATGTTACGCCATCTCACGAAAAATCTTACTTTCCAAGAAGCCTACGACATGACTGGTCGAGTTCTAGGGATTACTGTTTGCTCCCCTAGAAAACATGAACCTCCTAGATGTTTGAACTACTTGACTTCACCTCATGTTGTTATATGGAGTGCTGTGACTGCTTCTTGCGCCTTTCCTGGTCTGTTTGAAGCTCAAGAACTGATGGCAAAGGATAGAAGTGGAAATCTTGTTCCTTATCATCCGCCATTTCATTTGGAACCTGATCAGGCTGCAGCTTCTGGTTCATCTGCTCGTCGATGGAGGGATGGTAGCTTGGAGATTGATTTGCCTATGATGCAGCTAAAAGAACTCTTCAATGTAAACCACTTTATCGTGAGCCAGGCGAATCCACATATCGCTCCTTTACTCAGGATCAAAGAGTTTGTAAGAGCTTATGGAGGCAACTTTGCTGCCAAG CTTGCTCATCTTACAGAGATGGAAGTGAAGCACAGATGCAATCAGGTACTGGAACTTGGTTTTCCCTTGAGGGGATTAGCCAAGCTATTTGCTCAAGATTGGGAAGGCGACGTCACTGTTGTAATGCCCGCCACTTTTGCTCAG TACTTGAAACTCATACAGAACCCCTCTACTTCGGAGGTTCAAAAAGCAGCAAATCAAGGGAGGAGGTGCACATGGGAGAAACTATCAGCCATTAAGGCAAATTGTGGAATTGAGCTTGCTCTTGATGAGTGTGTAGCAATACTCAACCACATGCGTAGACTAAAAAGGAGCGTGGAAAGATCAGCTGCTGCTACACATGACTTGTCAAGCAGCACTGTCAGGCTCAATGCTTCTCGACGTATTCCTTCTTGGAATTGCATTGCGCGAGAGAATTCAACAGGCTCCCTTGAGGAAGACTATCACGTGGATCCTCCTTCCTCTCTTCATCATCACAATGTTGGACGAAGCTGGCGTTCTAATAATAAGAATGCACATGATCATCATGGTAGTGACAGTGAGTCTGAAAGCGCGGATTATAATTCTTGGACAAGATCAGGTGGTCCTTTGATGAGGACAACATCATCTGATAAGTTTATCGACTATGTCCAAAACTTGGAAACCAATGCTTCACAACGATCGAACAGAGGATTGAGTATTGACCTCAACAATGTTGTAGGCAGGGATCCTCTTTCTCTGAGTCCACGAGTGACAACACCAGATAGAAGATCAGATACAGAATTTGATCAAAGAGACATCAGAATTATCGTCGCTGAAGGTGATTTTCTACAGACTGAGAGGACTAACAATGGGATTGTATTCAATGTGGTAAAAAGAGGTGACTTAACTCCATCAAACAGGAGTCTTGATTCAGAAAACAACAGTTCCTTTCATGATACAGTGCCCGAATGTATGCAACTCGAAAGTCCTGAGAAGGAGTACATGGATTTAAGTTCAGTATCAGAAGATGGAGAAATCGAGTCCTCTGGTTAA
- the LOC129876244 gene encoding probable calcium-binding protein CML36, with translation MKLITNLPKKLFKSKKTRSISRSENPSFGSVTTSSSTGSVTTPTTVLPTQWPSEIPTEVYSELVQAFNMIDGDGDGKIQKEELSAILTRVGSEPPSEEELVLLLNEVDVNGDGCISLQEFRAISSAFGPPACNSEMRDTFDFFDADHDGKITAEELFNVFRTIGDGRCTLEECRRMIRGVDKNGDGFVCFEDFSLMMEQQR, from the coding sequence ATGAAGCTAATCACAAACCTCCCTAAAAAACTCTTCAAGTCCAAAAAAACCCGATCCATTTCTAGATCCGAAAACCCATCATTCGGCTCCGTAACCACCTCCTCCTCCACCGGGTCCGTAACCACGCCAACCACAGTGTTACCCACTCAATGGCCGTCTGAGATTCCCACCGAAGTTTACTCCGAACTAGTACAAGCCTTTAACATGATTGACGGAGACGGCGACGGGAAGATACAGAAGGAAGAACTCTCAGCTATTTTGACTCGAGTTGGATCGGAGCCTCCGAGCGAGGAGGAACTGGTATTGTTACTTAATGAAGTAGATGTAAACGGAGATGGATGTATTAGTTTACAGGAATTCCGAGCTATTAGCTCGGCGTTCGGACCGCCGGCGTGTAATTCCGAGATGAGAGATACGTTTGATTTCTTCGACGCCGATCACGACGGGAAGATAACGGCGGAGGAGCTTTTTAACGTGTTTAGAACCATCGGGGATGGACGGTGCACGTTAGAGGAGTGCCGGCGTATGATAAGAGGTGTAGATAAAAATGGAGATGGATTCGTATGCTTCGAGGACTTTAGTCTTATGATGGAACAGCAAAGATGA